The Equus quagga isolate Etosha38 chromosome 2, UCLA_HA_Equagga_1.0, whole genome shotgun sequence genome has a window encoding:
- the LOC124235707 gene encoding annexin A8 produces the protein MAWWKAWIEQEGVAVKGSPHFNPDPDAETLYKAMKGIGTNEQAITDVLTRRSNAQRQQIAKSFKAQFGKDLTETLKSELSGKFERLIVALMYLPYRYEAKELHDAMKGLGTKEGVIIEILASRTKNQLREIMKAYEEDYGSSLEEDIQADTSGYLERILVCLLQGSRDDVSGFVDPGLALQDAQDLYAAGEKIRGTDEMKFITILCTRSATHLMRVFEEYEKIASKSIEDSIKSETQGSLEEAMLTVVKCTRNLHSYFAERLYYAMKGAGTSDGTLIRNIVSRSEIDLNLIKCQFEKMYGKTLSSMIMEDTSGDYKNALLNLVGGNP, from the exons ATGGCCTGGTGGAAAGCCTGG ATCGAACAGGAGGGCGTTGCAGTGAAGGGCAGCCCCCACTTCAACCCGGATCCTGACGCGGAGACCCTCTACAAAGCCATGAAGGGCATCG GGACCAACGAGCAGGCCATCACTGACGTGCTCACGAGGAGAAGCAACGCGCAGCGGCAGCAGATCGCCAAGTCCTTCAAGGCCCAGTTCGGCAAG GATCTCACCGAGACCTTGAAGTCGGAGCTGAGTGGCAAGTTTGAGAGGCTCATCGTCGCCCTCATGTACCTGCCGTACAGATACGAAGCCAAGGAGCTGCACGACGCCATGAAG GGCTTAGGAACCAAAGAGGGTGTCATCATCGAAATCCTGGCTTCTCGGACCAAGAACCAGCTGCGGGAGATAATGAAGGCCTACGAGGAGG ACTACGGGTCCAGCCTGGAGGAAGACATCCAAGCAGACACCAGCGGCTACCTGGAGAGGATCCTGGTGTGCCTCCTGCAG GGCAGCAGGGATGACGTGAGCGGCTTTGTGGACCCAGGACTGGCCCTCCAAGATGCACAG GATCTGTATGCAGCAGGCGAGAAGATTCGCGGGACTGATGAGATGAAATTCATCACCATCCTGTGCACGCGCAGCGCCACTCACCTGATGAGAG TGTTTGAGGAATATGAGAAAATCGCCAGCAAGAGCATTGAGGACAGCATCAAGAGTGAGACCCAGGGCTCGCTGGAGGAGGCCATGCTCACAGTGG TGAAATGCACCCGGAACCTCCACAGCTACTTTGCGGAGCGACTTTACTACGCCATGAAG GGAGCTGGGACGTCCGATGGGACCCTGATAAGAAACATTGTTTCAAGGAGCGAGATCGACTTAAATCTTATCAAGTGTCAATTCGAGAAGATGTATGGCAAGACCCTCAGCAGCATGATCATG GAAGACACCAGTGGCGACTACAAGAACGCCCTGCTGAACCTGGTGGGCGGCAACCCCTGA